GTAAATGAGAACAATATTTAGGAGCAGCTTTGTAATTTTATCTGCAGTTTACCCATCCTGTACTTCAAAGACAGTACTCTGCAGTCAATTTTCTTCACCACTGTGGGTTTCTTCACCAGCTGCTCCGTGAAGAAGTGATGAACACACGAAAAAGCTTAAGCACATTGCCCAGAACAAAATTCTCAAGTGAAACAGATGTTGGTGCTCTTGGCACCCTATTTACAAAATCACTATAAACTAGATGTCAGGTTGCATCGCATTTAAACCGCTCCATTTAACCTGTGCGGCGCCTCCAACAGTAGCATTAACTGAGAGGTTGTTACCGAAGGAAGGAAGAGATCTCTCAGGTTGTTTATCCAGTAATaattatatttccttttgtctgtaccagactgaaggaaaaacaagtagCATGAAGGAGATCATTTAAAGGAAGATTTGAGAGATGGTGATTTTGAATTGTAGtgctaaaatgaaaactggaataaaaaaacccagtatcaTGGACTGGTAGTACTGGGAATCAGACTAGTATGTTAGCAAGAGAAGCTTAAATGGACTGATCATCCTGAAAAGGGGAGAATATATCGCTAGtcaagaaagctttttttgaaGGGAATCCTCTGGATATATGTGTGTTTACAGCATCCAGAGTGGATGAACACAagggggaaaatgaaaaaaaatagtattagaAGTTCTCATTATCTCAATGAGATTGCATTGGGAAGTCCTGTACCTATTTTCATTTGTGTGAACCAGTTTGGAGACGAACGACCTACCTGCCCGCACACGACTTTCACATACCTGAGGCCAGAGAGTCCACTTTCCTAGagatgggttttgttttgctctggaAATCCTCTCCCtcatttctgttctccaggctttCTTCTGCAGGTTCCTTAGACATTCCAGAATCCTTCCCTTCAGGCTGAGGACTTGATTCTTGCTGAACAAGGCTTGCAGTCAGCTCTGGagaatctttatttttataaaatttgttttcacacaCCTGCAAATCAATGTATAGGCATATAGTTACAGGTGTGGTGTACCAGCCCAAACCTAACATCTCGGCCTTTGCTTCCCAAGCGTTCCTTGGCCCTAACAAAGGCTTCAGTTTGGCAATATGTTTGCATTTAAGAAAGCTGAATCTTTTATATTATTATGAACAGGCACAGTTCTTTTCACACAGTGGCCACGCAAGCatcttccacttaaaaaaagCCTAGTCTTAAACtcaaaagaacataaaacacACTATTATTTAGCACAGCAAGGAGGGGCAGCAGGAAGTGAGCACGAGATAGAGAGGGGAAGGCCAGGTAGTGTGGTCAGGGCTCCAAAGAGGGAGACACCACTGGTCACCTTTTGATTTAACTTGCTTCCTCAGCACATTATTTCAGAGACATGAGACCCAAGGCTGGGCAGATCATCACAACGTGGGGACCCTCAGCGGGACTCCTTTCCACTCACCACTCCAGTGACTTGGCCTATCAACTAACCTTACTACTACAATGGCTGCAGgtcctccttttgcttttctttagctTGAGATCGCTACTCCCTTCATGGCAGGAACATGAACATTCCTTCATCCCATCTACCCACTCGACCTCCTGGAAACAGACATACTGCAGCTGACAAACGTGCAATGTACACAAAGACAACAGTCAGGGGAATGTTTACCCCAGAGGGAGCCAGGAAGGGCTGAGTGGCGCTCTGCGTACACCCGGAGAAGTAAAGCAATTATGCTGCTGGCAAGCAAAGCACAATGGAAACATTTCAATCCCCTTTCTTCAAATCCTTCTGTTGTCATGCCTCTTGATAAGACACATTTACCCTCACGGGCATGCATCTGCTCAGAGTCCAGACACGTGGACTAATGAGATACCTCAGGCCCACCTTGTCATTGTTCTGGCCTCCGATCTCCTTCCGCTTCTTATTTTTCGAGGCTGCATGCATCTTGGGGGGTTCATCCTCCTCTTCTACATCTGGCAAAGACACCTCTTCAAACCCATCGAActacaaaaaaaggaaacacaaaaccTGCTCTATCATGACAGCTCTTCAGCAGACCAGACTTTGTTTTCCCCATGAATTTCTGAATACTGAGCATAGTGCCAGGACAAGACAAGTTCAATTATGTTAGAAGAGACataaatgctgtaaaaaaaaaaatcaaatctgaaaACTCTGCTTCAGTCCACCAACAGTTATCTaactctgctgcttccctctctCTGGAAATGCAGCCTCAATCAGAGTTCCTCAAGTTCCAACATGTctagtatttctgcttttatcttTCCTGGTCTTGGGGAAAAGATTGCTCCACCTCATACTCCTTCTCTTCTGTCCAGTTGATCTCCTCAAAGTCTCCCATGCGACTGGCTGAGGGACGCAAGTGATCAAAGAAAATGGAGAACTCATCCTGCAAGTGGTCGTGTCCTTTCAACAGCTGCCACATTTGGGTCTTCAGCTGAAAGAGAGAAATCCAGAGAAAATGAGTGTTTCATTCCATGTTGTCACATTCTTCTCAGAaggatttctgaaagcaagtgGAACATCAAGGCTTATCAAACCTCCAATATGGAAGTTCATGCTTGCATTGGTACTATTTCACGAGTATTTTGAGATCATTCCACATCCAGCTATCAAATTACCATGGAAATATCCCTCCAAAGTTCTAGGCAGGGTCTGTGAGAGGCACTAAGGTAAAATTTCACCTGCAAGACTGTAAAAGCAAGGTGGAGGTAGGAGAGAGGAGGCACACAGGTCAGTCAAATGTAAAGCCTCTTGAAGAGACAGCTTCGATTTTCTACCATGCCCCACAGAGGGAGATAGCACACCTGATAAACTCCTGGGTCTCAGAGCAGCCCGTGGGAACAGTGAAGCAGGCCAGCTAATTGCATTCCCAGGGTTTTTGCGGGAAAGGAGATACCTGAATGCCCAATTACCTCTGCAATCTCCTGGGGGAGGCAgtctgcacagctctgcagaacttTGATGATCTTTTGATGGTGGGCAGgattttcagcaaaacaaatctCCAGCTGCCTGAGGAACTTCCGgcttttttcaaatgcttgctGCTCTTCAAActgaccaaaagaaaaagattcacCCCTCACATTCAAGAACATATTATTTCCAAGCATCTCTAGCTGGCTTCAGCAAACTATAAAATGCCtgtcttgctttttgttttccatttgtattGATGCCCGCTGCAAAACTGGGAAGAGGCTGACGAAGAGAAATAAGACTTTGTACAATCAATACTTAAGTGAGCTATAGAGTTTTGCTTGAACCACTTGCACATAAGGTAAGAGAATCCAGAAAGAAAGTAACAGGTGAAAACCTCTGTCTTACAAAGTGGAAGGCTGATCTGAGAGAGACTTGCAGTATCTGCACACCGTCTCTGCAGTCAGGTTCTATGACCTAACTGGGAAAGGCCAGTTCTCCACAGTAATACTTAGTACGAGActtaaaacaaacacttttcAATTCTGATTAATAAAACAGCAAGGTAAGCAAATGATTTACCAGCTGTTTACCTTCCTTGCCCTAGAAAGAATTCCTTATTCTTTCACTCCCACACAAGCCTGCTTAAAATTTGCTCTCCTTCTCTAATTCTACCTACCAATCCACACTCCAAAGCTTGTTCTGGTaagagaaaggcagcaaaatcTGTGAGCAACTGTGGCCAGTCATGCAATAGTTTCTGTAAAGTGGAATAGAGATCCACAGCTGTTCGCTTGTCCGTGCTGATCTCAAACTCATAGATAACGCGAAGAAAGTCTTCATACTTCCCAGGAACATGTTGCAAGGCTTCACGCACCTGGAAAGAGCAAGACACTTTCACACGACTACATAacatccaggaagaaagcaagtTAATTTAGTAATCTTTGATCTCTTGCTACTCAGAATTTACACAGTGCTTCCAGTTTTGTTGAGCCAACCAAGTCTCTTCCTTTAAGATATATCTGAACTGCTCACAAGAGAGAGGGGAACAAAATCCAagactgaaattctgaaattagGAGGCCAGTGTTGTGGACtgactgcagccagcagctaagcGCGCCCACGGCCACACATTCCCTGCCTCCCCAGAAGAGgacaggggagggaagaggaaaagcaaaagcaagaaaactcataggtcaagataaagacagcttaGCAAGTCAAGAACCGCCATTTGGGGTGCTAGGAAGAATGATAACTCCATCCTGACCAGATCCAGCACACCCAGTTAGAACTGGCAGTTATGTGGCTCAGGCATGAACAGAGTTAAGAGGACTCAAAGTATCCGATGTTCCTGCTTCTGGGTTACATGCCAATCTGGCTTACCCTGGTTAGATAGGCTTGTGCAAATGCCAGATCTTTCTGTTCCCGCAGGGGATCTCTCTCCAGGATGTCTTCATCATACAAGAGGAGCAGTTTAGATGTATCTTTGCTAGCACGAGCCCGTCCCCTCTTATTCCTGGTTCTGTGGGAgctcctgctcttcccaggggctttcatgttttctcctgtgaagaaacacaaagcaagtTGTACAGGTGCTTTTCATACATTCCCTGGGCTGGCAGACAACTACTCTTCTAGACCAATAttgcaacagaaaagcaagttttcagaGTTAGTGATGAGTTAGCTGCTTATGCTCtcctgtaataataataattaaaaaaaaaaaccgtGTGAGCAATCTGCTTCTCGCGAGTCAGGCTGGCTAACGTATTTTAAATTGGCTGTTTATAGCATCTGATGGGAAAAATCTCTGGATACAGCAACAAACCCATTCTGTTTCTCAGCTAACAATCTACTAAGAACTAATAGATACATCTACTGCATACCAGGGGCAAAGAAGTCGCGGTGGGTGAACAGAGATACAGTATAAGCATGAGAGCTGGCTGTTAACACTTGCAAATTATTCTTTTAGCTTATTATTTACACAAAGAGAGTTAACATCATAGATAAGTAACTGGTGTCATGTAATATGGAATGTAATAGTGTACCAAGAGTTGCTACATCAAGATTTTTATGTCTTTAGATTAGGAATCTGTTGGTCTAACAGGCTGAGGTCCACCTCCTCAAGGTGCACTGCTCAAGTTCATCTACTTGCTAGATCCTGTTAAGGTATTATTTcgtttcatttatttttcccccgACATGACCATGTAACACAAAATTCAATTTGGCAAAGATTTGACTATTTAATATTGTTCTTGTATAGGTGTTGAGTATTAACTGACACAAACCACAAATGTTAGACCTGCAAATTTTCGAAGCATAAATGCATTACGATGGACTAAAGACACTCTCTTCACATGCACAAGGGCCTCTGGTAAGAACTGTTTTTACAGAATTGTGACCGTGTTGCAAAATTCGACTTCCAGATGGACAGCTTAGTGATGCTCAGATACGCTAAGTGAAATTAAACCCAGATAGTTTTCCCCATTGTTCTGCTTCTAACGCAGAGAGCTGCTCTATTTCCCCTTGCCTTGTATCgaaagaaacacacagaactTACCTGCTGGGATTCTGTGGGCTTCCACCTGCGGGGCCGTCTTTGTCAACGTGAAGGCAGATTTAGGTTCCTCTGATATATCTCCACATATTTCATCATCTTTCTGTGAACTCTCtattccttccccttcctcctcctcctcttcctcaggctCAGAGTTGTCTTCCTGGGAATTCTCTTCTTCAGAATCTCCTTCTTGGCTTAAACGTCTCTCTGTTGCAAGCCAAGTAAGTTTTTCCATTGTCTCCTtagaaagcaacaacaaaaaaagtcacattGTTTTCATCtagtgtttgttttcatgtcaTTCAGTAACTAGCTCGCTCCATTGTAATTCTAACCGCCAATTTCACAGACTGACATCTGACCAACTAGAGGATTCCACTGAAGGGACAGAATTCAGTAATAACCAGAACAGCCTATTTTTGTATCACACACgaaattaaatttcagaatCTGCCACTTACAAAAGCCTTAAGTTAGATGGAACTCCTTAATGATCATCAGGCTTAGAGCAACTGTGacctggaaaataattttccctttaAGTACTTATTATAGGACAGCCTCCGTTGAGGAAGTCCTTACAACTGAGCAGAATTTAGAACTGTGTATTTGCATGATATTCCCTTAGCTTGGCCTTAAAAAATCTTCCCAGAAAAAACGGTGTCCAATTTCTCTGCAAAAGAGCACAATACTGTGCTACTGTATAGTTAACAGTCCAGCTTTTCAACTGGATCCAAAATGCGATTTGCCCTGACTCCACTAGGGTGTTTCAAGACATTTGGCATTAGcaagattttttaaagttttgtttgcttttaccTGAAGTTCTGGCACTGAAAGAATAGATTCTTCTGAGGCTGATGACATTTCTTCATCCTCATCTTGTGTAAAATCATCAAAatcatcttcttcctcttcttcttgtccttctctttctcctgcagCTTCAGGGCCAGCTGGTGTCCCAACAGACTGGCCATCAATACTGGATGAATCCTCTGGTCTTCCTAGCGGACTACTAAATTCAGCCTCAACATCTGCTGTGTAAGAAAGATTCTTTGGAGACTCACTGCTTACTTGTGGTCCAGCAACAACACCTGCATCCATCTGCTGTTCACCATGGGGAGTCGACTGCAAAGCCCGTCgttcttcctctcccttctcctcacACAAAGCGTGCTGCtccttcttaatttctttcaggTCATCTGAACATGAACATTCAGCCTCCATGTTCAGCTCCTGACCAAGATCCAGCATGAATTCCTCCTTCACTTCAGCACATAAGAGATCCCTCTTCTGTACTGGATTCACTTCCTTGGTAGCATCATTGGACTCTTCGGGCTCGATTTTCACCGTTTCATCTGGATCTTCTAAATGAGGCAAAAGGTCCACAGACAAGGGCTCCGAGACATTCTCGTCTCCTTCCACCACTGTCCAGCTACAGCAGTCGCTCTTATTTACCTCTTCCTGACTGCTGTTATTTGAAGTGGAAGGATTTGTACCACACTCCTCCTTGGGGGAGACAGTGGAGCATGAAACGTACAGCTCCGGGGGCTCTGCCTTGGGCTCCACCGTGGGATAGGTACTTTTGTTCTTTCCAGCCAGGCAGGAAGGAACCAGATTCAGCTGCTCTTCGTTTTCACCAACAGATGATGCAGAAAGACCAACAGGGTTAGGAGAGACTATCAACGAAGGGATTGAAGAAGTCACTAGAGGCTGATTTAATGGACATGGGAAAGTGGATGGATTTACCAATAAGGTTGTAACTGGAATAGCCTGAGTGCCTCTACCAACTGTTGTATTTATGGGCTGAATCATATTGCAACCGTTGCCTATATTAACCACTTTCACGGTGGTAGCGGGTACAGTAAGGATCACAGGAGATGGCTGAATCAAAGCCGAAGCCTTTATCAGTGGGGCAgattttgtcccttttttcttttggtatcCCTTACGAACACAAGGTTTGCGTATTTTTGCTCCGGCCAAAGCTGGCAACATCACTTTGGGCTGAAAAGTTACTGGATTTGAGGACACTAGAGCTGGTGGTACCGCAGCTGAGAAAGCTTGTCTGGAGTCTGAATGTGAAGTGGAGAGCACATTCTGGAATTCCAAGCCATCCCCGCTTCCTACCACTGCTGGAACATTTAAAGGCTGCACTCCCGGCACAGTCTGCATAACCGTAGCCGGCTGGATCAGCCGAGGAATCTGAACCATAACTTTGCTGGGAGGAGCTTCTGACTGGGACAACTTCACAGTTTTCTGGATGTTAATAGCGTTGGAACTGGGCTGCAGGCAAGGACTCGGTCGAATGAGAACAGGCTTCAAAGCTGAAGACCTCTGCCTCCTCCATGCTCTCCTAGAGAATCGATTGGCAAGAGGCTTTAGGGTCAGTACTAGTCCCTTTGGCATGAGTAGAGGGTATTTTTCATCACGTTCTGTGTCTGCAGTGTCCTTTCCTGTCCCCAAAAAGACAGATTCTGCATCAGGTGAACCTGGCATCTCCCTGGCATCTTCCGCTAATTGCTTCAGTTCCCTCTGAATGGAGGGCAAGCTTGCCTACAGGGAACAAGAGTTTATTAGTCCAGTCCATAGGCTATTTCTCTATTACAGCCTCCAAACAGCACCACAGAAGGTGACACGCACCATCTTGCTTCTAAAAGTGAAGTATTTACTTTCTACTGCtgtatattaatttatatttgctgTAATATTACTTCATATTCATGAGTTTACTCCAAAGCCTTCAAAAGAATCTGAGAGCCGGAAAGACACAACAGAACTGAATTGCTTTGTAAAGGTTCCCTTAATAAAGGCAAGATTTCGTGGGAAGGAAGCTTCACTGTAACAGTGAAATACAACGGGCAATTAGAGAACTGGATTTCATGGCATCTGGCTCCAATTCTTTCCTCAGATACAGTCCTAGACTGACTCGCAGGCATGGTCACTATACCTCCAACTTaaaaccccccaccccaaacccccagatTCCTTCTCTTCTCTTAGAGGGTGAGGTTTTTAAGGGGGGAAGAACACACCCTCTTCTCATGGCTGTAATACAGTGACTGACTGGTAAAGATGGCAACACTGCTAACCGTAAGGCAAGGGTCAGACTACATTGATTAACAAATTCACAAAGccaaataaaaccaacacaTCAAACCAGAAACGTTAGAAATACACCCATGTAGCAAAACGAGGATGTGAGACCAAATGCTGGATGTCCTTGGTAAGTTCAATCACGTACTGCAGCTGGGCAGACAAGCACCAAGAGCAGTGTGTAATGCTTGTAATGCTTGCACTTGCCAagtgctgctggctttgctATGTTTACTAGCTAGACTTGGGGTAACACAGGCTCCCATGCAATATGCTCAGACTACCTTTTGACATCAGAGCTGCAGGCTTATCAAACAACTCACTGTGGACCTAGaggctgcaaagaaaaagaaagaaaccaaaacccaaacaaagaaacctgaaagaaaaccaaccaacaaaaaaaacagcaacCACCACCCCGTGCTGGATGAGTAATAGCAGAAAGTACCTTTAGCCAAAAAGGCAGGCGATGTTCTTCTCTCTCCACAGGTGGCTTCCACTCATTAGGTTGGATTTCCTCACAGCACTTGAACAGAATGGGcagctgttttgtctttttgtagTACTATGTGGAGAGAACACAAGACAAGATGACTGTGGTCAGATCACCTGTCCAGTAACTGCTGGGATGCAGGATAAGGAATGTACTCTGTAAAAGTGTTCGTGTCAATAAAGCGACTCTCATCACTACTATTTTAGTAAGGTACTACccacagaaacattaaaaaaaaaaaaaaaaaggctgaacaAGAGCTCACTGCCATCTTGGTTTCTCTCAAAAGCAAGCACGAAGTTATAGCAGATGTGCAGGCGTACTTGCTTTAAGTGTTTCTGGTTCTTACTCTTTCTTCAGCAGTGGCCATTAGCTTATGTGATGGGGTATTTGGCCAGCTGGACCTTCACCCTGACTGCAGACAGCACTTTTGTTTAAGCTTCGCTACTTGAAGTTTATTTGTATGAGTTTGTCAGGATTACTGAAGCCACAGTTGTACTAGGACTGCCTGCAAGTGCTGGGCTCTAAAGAGTCAAAACAGTAACATAAGTACTCGCAAAGTACAGAGGACAAGGTCTTTTTGAAGAAATTCTCATTGCTAAGAAAAGGAtgacagacattttcttttaagaaagtgtcagcacacacacaaaaaggtcCTTGGAACAAACAGCACATCTCCTCTTGTGCAACAAACGCCAACCAGACACACAAATATGAAGAACACCAAACCATAATCTGAACGCGTCACTTACTCTGATGATATTATCAGGGGCTCGATTCATATTGAGATTCTTGATTCGTACTGTAAGCTGGTGGGCAGTTTTTGTTGGCAAGAGATACTTGCTGATCAAAGGCTTTGGAAACTCTGTCCCTTCAAAATGTTTCAGACCTAAAGCTAATAAActgaagaatgaagaaacaaGGAGATGGGGGGGGGAAAGACAGTAAGTCCTTTAGACAGTACAGCAGATTGCTATTTGGATGTGCTGTTGCACAATACACAGACATCCCAGAATCTGCGTCCTAGAAATTCTCCTTAACAAAGGAGTCTTgtttatatgcattttattcAATAATTCTAACACCTACTTGTCCTCTGCCTTGGTGAAGATAATCTTGTCCCGGGGAGGGTTTGCTTTCAAGGCACATATTGGCAGTAACTCTGGATACATAAAGACTCTCCTTGTTGCCAAAATCCATGCTACTTGCTTTGGCAAACATGGAAATTCATTGGCTGTGAAAAGAATTAACAGAtatgaaaatgaacaaacaatGTTTTTTCACAACTGACTTCTCAAAAGCACTGTTTCTTTTACTCTCTTCACTGCGTCAAGAGAGAgattttctccctgttttttaGAATTTGCgtatttcctgtgttttgcCCATTAAGTTTATATCAGCAAAAGGTACAATTACGTGCCccttccatcttttcttttgctctgtatGAAAAAGCACCTGTAAAAAGCTCTGTTTACTTCAAGGTTCTGCCATCCTCTAGGtagcagaaaaatcacaaaccaAACTATTTGGAAGACACAGgttggagctttttttttttcactagcaTACTCCAACGGAAGGAAAATTTCCTTGACGCGTGTTAACCAACACATCTGGCACAATTATTTCCAGTTTCATAGTTTCTTGATGGACTTCTGCAGCTCAAAACATCATCTGCAGAACAATAAATGGCAGGATTATGATGCCAAAAGTCAACAGCTGATGTAACATGCTTCACTGTCTTGCAAGTTGAAGAAGCAAAAAGGGAGTCAATAAAGTGGATGGGTTTATctaaaaatgtcacaaaattaacaaaaaaataaaagtatcgTTCTGAACAGCAGTCTGAAGCATATTTCATCTGGAGGGTGCAGAGCATGAAATAATTCTTGCTGCAAATGCTTCCCTGCCTCTTGTTCCTTCAAATACATACCACTCTTCTTCACAGCTTTGCGAGGGCTCCAGTCAACTTGGACTTGGGCATGAAAATCTTCAATGAGCTGCAGCGCTCCCTTCAAGTTACATGGCTGGAACATTGTCTGAAACTTAGGATTGAACGACAGACGAAGGAGTGTAGAGCTTCGAGCAAAGTTACCAAGCTCACTCTGCAAAGTCgaacacagaaaaagataaaagaacgTGCCTTCAAATGGAAGGTAAAGAACAAATACATGCAACGCgataatgcaaaaaataaaagctggtgAAGTGacagccataaaaaaaaaagtagagtgTTACAGATCTTATTTTTGAGCATTACAAATCTAGGAACagaggaattttattttattttttttttattccccaaCTTCCCAGAAACCTTCAAGGTCACAGAATGTTCACTAATTGCagaagttgtgtttttttgagctttgttttcagtatttccaagaaaataataaaaaaaaatacaaagacatGTCAATTCAAAGCACTGTTAGTCAGCACAATGTGAATTATTTGTCTAAATACTGAGCATGTTCATAGTAGGCTAACAACATCAATCCCTTACTGAGTGGTAGTCTGTCTCAATTTCATGGGACCAATTAAATAAATCAAGTTCTCTAAATATCTCAGTGACCAGCAATCACTAAAATTAATGCAGCTCAATTTTAGAATAGCCTTACCAAAAACATCCTGGTAGTACCAGCCTCTGAACTTAACGCAGGGTTGGAGCTTGCGAGAAGATGGATTTGAGTCAGAAGCTGAACATGCTGGaagaataaaaccagacaaattattattttcagtgttatcAGATATccaagaaactggaaagcaTAAGTATAGAGGCACAAGAAGTATCTCCCGAGCACccaaaaaaatcacatcctGACTTCAAAAAACCTtttaagcaacagaaaactgaGGGGAAACTTTAATATCCACTGGCAAGAAGTTTATGACACAGATTTTGAATACACCATCTGTTTAAGTCTTAGGGCAGATCCCTTTTGTGCCAAGTCTCATACCATAACAATCAATACAcaaaggatgtttttttctaattaaatactgaagtttttcttcagaaacaatGCCTTCAGCTATCAGAACTCCCCATTACGCACACAAAC
The sequence above is drawn from the Falco naumanni isolate bFalNau1 chromosome 20, bFalNau1.pat, whole genome shotgun sequence genome and encodes:
- the LOC121099457 gene encoding GON-4-like protein isoform X2: MRSPVRRRRAAGPRPEDARRPGCRRCRLVPTRRRPRPAPPGGPARPSRASRWSAPPRGRPAVTRQVSGLRRRLPGQRPGGSGAAGACAWAGGAGDPAPPPWGHGSGADGRRRGAREAALGRPFLPLSLTGSPPGAAAAAGGGGDPELGSGQVAQPRWPRLRSPLPPPRVVTAGPAARAPPTWRRLPRGRVTWRRGACAGGSALPLPPERAGRDRTARPGRRSAAASRFPLFQVGAGMSLSLKMLPCKKRRAAVAGPQSPRERGGAGEDGELPGAGASSSAGAADGGASSARAVAGRAGGQPACGAAVWRGPGEAAPKAGKRLPGRPAPGPAPEAPGAKEASAAPPLPEGPSAAAEGKTPKLYTEVEMNSQRDPYLTENQSAVPESPVRSSSQLAVRSPTMVKPLKNIRAEEQDGEDIERRKRRRKATKRKREGKSQEEEGSLSCDIKLDDTLDRTLEDGAKQHNLTVVNVRNILHEVITNEHVVAMMKAAISETEDIPLFEPKMTRSKLKEVVEKGVVIPTWNISPIKKANEVKPPQFVDIPLEEDDSSDEEYQPDDEDEDETAEESLLESDVESTASSPRGAKRSRTRRSSDEEGGTLCEMEKVTTSVVRHISAEVVPMGPPPPPKPKQNKDSTFMEKLHAVDEELASSPVCMDSYQSLEDSLIAFRTRSKRPLKDVPLGQLEAELRAPDITPDMYDPNTADDEEWKRWLGGLMNDDVENEDEADDDDDPEYNFLEDLDEPDTEDFRNDRAVRITKKEVNELMEELFETFQDEMGFSNMEDEGPEDEDNVTESRPNFNTPQALRFEEPLANLLNEQHRTVKEQLEQLRMKKSSIKPPQEIEKSKPQNEKPLQSLVLDSVQRKRLQQQMQQHVQLLTQIHLLASSNPALSSEAGTTRMFLSELGNFARSSTLLRLSFNPKFQTMFQPCNLKGALQLIEDFHAQVQVDWSPRKAVKKSANEFPCLPKQVAWILATRRVFMYPELLPICALKANPPRDKIIFTKAEDNLLALGLKHFEGTEFPKPLISKYLLPTKTAHQLTVRIKNLNMNRAPDNIIRYYKKTKQLPILFKCCEEIQPNEWKPPVEREEHRLPFWLKASLPSIQRELKQLAEDAREMPGSPDAESVFLGTGKDTADTERDEKYPLLMPKGLVLTLKPLANRFSRRAWRRQRSSALKPVLIRPSPCLQPSSNAINIQKTVKLSQSEAPPSKVMVQIPRLIQPATVMQTVPGVQPLNVPAVVGSGDGLEFQNVLSTSHSDSRQAFSAAVPPALVSSNPVTFQPKVMLPALAGAKIRKPCVRKGYQKKKGTKSAPLIKASALIQPSPVILTVPATTVKVVNIGNGCNMIQPINTTVGRGTQAIPVTTLLVNPSTFPCPLNQPLVTSSIPSLIVSPNPVGLSASSVGENEEQLNLVPSCLAGKNKSTYPTVEPKAEPPELYVSCSTVSPKEECGTNPSTSNNSSQEEVNKSDCCSWTVVEGDENVSEPLSVDLLPHLEDPDETVKIEPEESNDATKEVNPVQKRDLLCAEVKEEFMLDLGQELNMEAECSCSDDLKEIKKEQHALCEEKGEEERRALQSTPHGEQQMDAGVVAGPQVSSESPKNLSYTADVEAEFSSPLGRPEDSSSIDGQSVGTPAGPEAAGEREGQEEEEEDDFDDFTQDEDEEMSSASEESILSVPELQETMEKLTWLATERRLSQEGDSEEENSQEDNSEPEEEEEEEGEGIESSQKDDEICGDISEEPKSAFTLTKTAPQVEAHRIPAGENMKAPGKSRSSHRTRNKRGRARASKDTSKLLLLYDEDILERDPLREQKDLAFAQAYLTRVREALQHVPGKYEDFLRVIYEFEISTDKRTAVDLYSTLQKLLHDWPQLLTDFAAFLLPEQALECGLFEEQQAFEKSRKFLRQLEICFAENPAHHQKIIKVLQSCADCLPQEIAELKTQMWQLLKGHDHLQDEFSIFFDHLRPSASRMGDFEEINWTEEKEYEFDGFEEVSLPDVEEEDEPPKMHAASKNKKRKEIGGQNNDKEVEWVDGMKECSCSCHEGSSDLKLKKSKRRTCSHCSSKVCENKFYKNKDSPELTASLVQQESSPQPEGKDSGMSKEPAEESLENRNEGEDFQSKTKPISRKVDSLASGSHLEGRIISSRHASSEKAALPDSQVQEAGVSAVVNAAQDSDSSATGPRWTHLQKTTLKLPQETKDCPCTAGGEGLSQQQPGNAAVSAGPSRDLLSSRSAAVKGLTGPSSSSGRSLCQTEGLHSDSSDKLPAFGHASKSGMKDFEGPPLPLEGKPEAKQGWITPGRKPTLGKSCSSQSPDNCMLETDDMGCTGNFLENRLKSNANNCFQVHQHSEQLEYGVVTASLGQKEEEQQQQRITEATVCAKNSKVSSTGEKVVLWTREADRVILTTCQEKGAHLETFHAISQKLGNKTASEVSHRFRELMRLFHTSCDGSSEDEEDATSTSNTDQLSDKDLLLSEEEPDD